The following are encoded together in the Montipora foliosa isolate CH-2021 chromosome 12, ASM3666993v2, whole genome shotgun sequence genome:
- the LOC137980796 gene encoding uncharacterized protein, protein MAFFNSLRGAKQLLREANNPRNRAKQILQDSKHLLRETNKPSNGAIQIQTLSKVTEKLRWETIFRYNVINSHNIAFNGIQSENFVDKTCAITRNIRQANHILAMDMIIELLKNKFILKSTNYFETNNASTKIVPRIDYKKGYSYHVSNQPKVSGCSENHRHSLSCLHSVCHKPRDREPSRMSLKKVIKLLKCRKFRKKRKRMLVKGIPVSSVLYNIATKYNHWRLKYIRSDDSFYSYYFRAVRKVSVMYNTTKQTLLLSRDVELNPGPLRDKTINDVCFYNNSDFTLRYRMLRHGLIPLDVGGEGDCFFRSVSRQLYGNSNSHLTIRSLGVRYLKDNPERFIESIVGMSWSRYLTNMSLQGTWANHIIIQAVADAMNLKIHIIESDSNYREITLVQPANATSDIRSIYIGHMGQMHYVSTCNSFEQDSNHNLKRYREMNASPEKRSKTNEYLKKYREINASPEKRLKTNEYQREYRHSRILIVSVNVMSL, encoded by the exons ATGGCGTTCTTCAATTCTCTTCGGGGAGCAAAACAACTCCTTCGGGAGGCAAATAATCCCAGAAATAGGGCAAAACAAATCCTTCAGGATTCAAAACATCTCCTTCGGGAGACAAATAAACCCAGTAATGGGGCAATACAAATCCAAACCCTCAGTAAAGTGACTGAAAAGTTACGTTGGGAAACCATTTTTCGCTACAATGTGATAAATAGTCACAATATAGCATTCAATGGCATCCAATCTGAAAATTTCGTGGACAAAACATGTGCCATTACACGAAATATAAGGCAAGCAAACCACATTTTAGCAATGGATATGATAATAGAACTTCTTAAGaataaattcattttaaaatctacgaattattttgaaacaaataatgCATCTACAAAGATTGTGCCTAGAATAGACTACAAAAAAGGTTATTCTTATCATGTATCTAATCAACCCAAGGTATCTGGGTGTAGTGAAAACCATAGACATTCTTTATCATGTTTACATTCTGTATGTCACAAACCTAGAGACAGAGAACCATCTAGAATGTCCTTAAAAAAAGTTATCAAATTACTTAAGTGTagaaaattcagaaaaaagagaaaacgcaTGCTTGTAAAGGGCATACCTGTTTCCTCTGTTTTATACAATATTGCTACAAAGTATAACCATTGGAGATTGAAATACATTAGAAGTGATGATAGTTTCTATAGTTATTATTTTAGAGCCGTTCGCAAAGTATCAGTGATGTATaatacaacaaaacaaactctGCTATTGTCACGTGACGTGGAATTGAATCCTGGGCCTTTAAGGGATAAAACTATAAATGATGTATGTTTTTATAATAATTCTGATTTTACACTAAGATATAGAATGCTACGGCATGGACTAATACCATTGGATGTTGGTGGAGAAGGTGATTGTTTTTTTCGATCAGTATCACGTCAGCTATATGGTAATTCAAATAGTCATCTTACTATTAGATCATTAGGTGTCAGATACTTGAAAGACAACCCAGAAAGATTTATTGAGAGTATTGTAGGGATGTCTTGGTCACGATATTTAACAAACATGTCTTTACAAGGAACATGGGCCAATCATATTATAATACAGGCTGTAGCTGATGCAATGAATCTAAAGATTCATATAATAGAATCAGATTCTAATTATAGAGAGATAACATTGGTTCAACCAGCAAATGCGACATCTGATATTAGATCAATATATATAGGACATATGGGACAAATGCATTATGTATCAACATGTAATTCATTTGAGCAAGACTCAAATCATA ACTTAAAAAGATACAGAGAAATGAATGCATCACCAGAAAAACGATCAAAGACAAATGAGTACTTAAAAAAATACAGAGAAATAAATGCATCACCAGAAAAAAGACTGAAGACAAATGAGTACCAAAGAGAATATAGACACTCTAGAATACTAATAGTAAGCGTCAATGTAATGTCATTGTAA